Part of the Devosia sp. SL43 genome, GTGCAAATATCCCCCTGAGCATCTCCAAAGCCAGATTGAAACGACTGCGCGGAGGTGCGAGTGTCCGCCGCATATAACTGCGCTTGAGGGAGCCTGTGTCATGATCGGTTGGATCATTCTTGGGGTGGTCGTACTGGCCGCCTTCTACGCCATCGCCATCTATAACGGCCTGGTGAAGAACCGGCAGATGGTGGAGGAGGGGTGGTCGGGCATCGATGTGCAGCTCAAGCGCCGCACCGATCTCATTCCGAACCTGCTCGAAACGGTAAAAGGCTACATGTCGCACGAGCGCGAGACGCTCGAAGCGGTGACCAATGCCCGCGCCGCCGCTACGGCCGCCTCCAACGGGACACCCGAGCAGCGCGCCGCTGCCGAGGGCCAGCTCTCGTCCGCCCTGGGCAAGCTTATCGCAGTCGCCGAGGCCTATCCCGACCTCAAGGCCAATACCACCTTCCTTGAATTCCAGGCGGCCCTGCAAACGGTCGAGGACGAAATCCAGATGTCGCGCCGCTACTACAACGGCGCCACGCGCAACCTCAACGTCATGGTCGAGTCCTTCCCGTCGAACCTTGTCGCCAACGGCTTCGGCTTCAAGAAGGCCGAATATTTCGAGCTGGAAAACGAAGCCGACCGCGCCGTCCCGACGGTCAAGTTCAACTAGCCGCGATGCGCGCACTATTCCAGCCGGTCGTCGCCCTGCTGATCGGGTTGCTCCTTGCGTTGCCTGTCATGGCGCGCGAGGAAATCCGTTCCTACGACAGCAACATTGTCATGGCGACCGATGGTTCGGTTTCAGTCACCGAAACCATCACGGTCAATGCCGAGGGCAATGAGATCCGGCGTGGCATCTATCGCGACATACCGGTGGTGATGACCGGCAGCGATGGCGGCAAGGTCCGGCCGGACTTCGAGGTCACCGGCGTCACCCGTGACGGGGACCAGGAGATGTTCCGTGTCGAGCGCATGGGCAATTTCCAGCGCATCTGGATCGGCAACCCCGATTACTTCCTCGACCGCGGTGCCCACACCTACATCATCCGCTACACCATGAGCCGCATGGCGCGGTCCTTCGAGGACCACGACGAGCTCTATTGGAACGCCACAGGCAACTACTGGATTTTCCCGATCCTGACCGCCCGCGCCACCGTCACACTGCCCGACGGCGCCGTGATCTCGCGACTGGCCGGCTATACCGGCCCGGTGGGCTCCACCGAGCAGGCCGTACAGACCAAGCGTACATCCGACACGACGGCCAGCTTCCGCGCCAGCCGCGCCCTCGGCGCCGGCGAGGGTCTCACCATCGCGGTTGCCTTCAACAAGGGCGTCATCGTCTATCCAACCGGCCTTGCCGCCCTGATGGAGCGCCTGCTCGACCTGCGCGAACTGGCCCTGCCGCTCCTCGCCGCCCTGATCGCCGTCGCCTACAATGCGGTGGCCTGGCTCCGCGTCGGCAAAGATCCAGACAAGGGTACGATCATCCCGCTGTTCAGCGCCCCCAAGGGCTTCTCGCCGCCGCTGGTG contains:
- a CDS encoding LemA family protein, whose translation is MIGWIILGVVVLAAFYAIAIYNGLVKNRQMVEEGWSGIDVQLKRRTDLIPNLLETVKGYMSHERETLEAVTNARAAATAASNGTPEQRAAAEGQLSSALGKLIAVAEAYPDLKANTTFLEFQAALQTVEDEIQMSRRYYNGATRNLNVMVESFPSNLVANGFGFKKAEYFELENEADRAVPTVKFN